In Lolium rigidum isolate FL_2022 chromosome 3, APGP_CSIRO_Lrig_0.1, whole genome shotgun sequence, the genomic window TCGCGTAGCTGCAGCATGTGCCGAATATGCCTGGAGCCGTGTGCGCTCTAGCTAGTCACGTAACCGGCTGGCCCCAAAGAtaacatattatatttttctgaaAAAAAAGATAAACATATTCTAGGACACTGGACGACGGGACTATGGTTAGCTAGGCGCAACTGCGCAAGAATATCATCTTATATAATCGCACGCAGCGTCGAGCAGACACAAACACCCTCCACTAGCAACCTAGTCTCTTCGCCATTGATCATTCTCGAGCCTCCACATCGTCGAGCAGACACAGAGTCGTCATCAAGTCGGGCAGGGCAACCAGCATGTCGAGCTCTGAgatggactcgtcgtcgctggacAGCCAACTCAGGTTCGACGCGTACGCGGTGCTGGTGGCGTTCGGCGTGGCGGCCGTCCTCGTCGTCTGCTTCTGGCAGCTCTACAAGCTCACCGTGTCCGCGCGCCCGCAGGACATGCTGCCCGTCTCCTCCTCTGGCTCCGGCGGCGGCAAGGCTCCGAGGCAGAGCGACATCGCGGCGCTGCCGGTGTTCGTGCACGGCGGCGCGGCTGGCGTGGAGTGCGCGGTGTGCCTGGCGGAGATGGCGGACGGGGAGAAGGGGCGGCTCCTGCCCGGTTGCGGGCACAGGTTCCACGTCGAGTGCGTCGACCGGTGGTTCCGGACCAACTCGACGTGCCCGCTCTGCCGGGTCGCGGTCTTCGGCGAGCCGAGCGCGGTGGAGGCGCACAAGGTTGTCCCCGCGGCTGCTGCCCCTGCCGTGGCTGTGCTGCAAGTTTGACCTCGTGTTGTTGATCTTTTCTTTTACTTATAAACTTGTGTTGTTCATACAAATGCTCAGTTATTGGTAATTCGTAGAGAGAAATGTCAAGTCTTTGCCCATCACATCAGGGTTGCTCGGTTCCTGTTTGTGTGCCACGTATAAAGAAAGTACACTTCCGTACTGGTCACATCGCAATCACTCTTTTGTCCACTGCTGTTTCGATCTGACCACGTGTGGCATCTTGTACGAAGAAATTTCATCAAGTGAGGATGAACTCTGAGAATTCTTCCgtgctatgctctcttaatttatATATGGGAGCGCTTAGATATCAGGCAACTGATTTTTATTAAGTCTAAGTTGATTTCTTAGCTATTTAATTTGCATATGTAACTGAGAAAATATAAGTTGCAACTTATACGCAACTGAGAAAATATGAACATATATGTAACCGAGAAAATATTAGTTACAACTTATGCACAACTGAGAGATAGTAGTTACAACTTATGCGCAACTGagaaaatatcagttgcaactaGTATGCAAGTGAGAAAATACCAATTGCAGCCCATGCGCAACCGGAAAAATACAAGTTGCAATATATGCGCAACTAggaaaatatcagttgcaacccacGCGCAACTGacaaaatatcagttgcaacctATATGCAACTAAAAAATTATTAGTTGCAACCCGTGTGTAATTGAGAAAATATGAATTGCAACTCGTGCGCAACTAAGAAATACCAGTTGAAATCCACTTGCACTTTCCATATCAGCACGGATCACGAGACAAATCAGATGGCTAAAAAATCGACTTAGACTTAATAAAAAGCAGGCGTCTGATTTCTAGCAAAACCGTTTATATATATAGCTGGTACAAGTTTTCCGACACTTCCGAACTATTTTGGACTGTAATTCATTTTCTCCCAACGGTTTTGGTTGAACATGGTGAGGTAATAGGGTAATACTCCATTTGTTGTGAGATTTCTTTGTGGCGGAAGCAAGGCTTTATGCCGCATCAGTTACATGTTTAAATAGTTAGCCTAGTAGCCATATTTGGTAGCACCCGACATGGATTGACTTAATTAAAGGGATTGACTAGATATCAGAATATGCTTGATGCTTCTAACATATTTCGTTACATATATTGAAAGTATAATCCTAACATATGTATCATTACCTTTTCAATATTTGGCAATCaaccaaaaaaataaaacaatgtactccctccatctcatgaaACTTGTCTAAGATTTGTCAAAGTTCTGATGTATCTATAGATACCTATgtattttgacaaatctcagacatgTTTTGTGGACTCGAATTTTTAGCTCCTGCCAAGACCCGATTTGAGCTATAAAATAGAAAAATActaaaattgattttttttaaaaaaatacgtCGTAAACCATGTGTGTGGATTATGTATATATGTAGGTATGTGCATGTCAAATTTCAACTTAAAATATGAAAGTATGTAAACTATAAAAAATAACAAACTATATTGTGTAGCCACCGCCTCTTGAgaaaagccctagccgcccctactcagcctcctccatagatcggttccccctcctccggccggtTTCGCCGGCGTCggaaggagtggggaacccgatctatgagtggagttttcaataaaaatAGTCTTTTCGGTAGTCTATGTTAGGTTTTTGGTCgccgttttcttgttggtttccccgcaatggagatggcatcgtctgcaataaatgatcttcggcctttcgttcgacgacgagatctcctttccgacgtcaatggtggtgctgaaagattacaattatctagatatgggtgttcagatcttacttcgccagatcgatcttggatcttttctcatggttgccgcgaggaggattatccttgcAGTTCTTGTCCCgattgctacgtcctcgacaatggtgattcgtattctcggctctccaccaacgtcgacaaggcagatcggtttttattccctgatatactggtgttggtactcttgccgatgttgattgacgactttaatggttgcgcgcgtgcacgcagccttggcattgcggctcaaattaaaattatgggagaaccttcgttggtatttacaggtctatggtttgttatgtatctttggctgccttcagaaaagtacaagattatgtcttggaagaagaaagagtttgaagacctcaaagatttgctagtatcttttagactttattttgtaatcgctggagacagctcgtgtatctctaccatgtactatttgttattatgaatatatgtggtattgattgtcaaaaaaaaacaaactATATTGTTCATAGTATAATGATTAGAAGTATACTATTCACAGAATAACTAAGTTTCATTTCCACTTTTTGTGTGGGACACATAAGGCCGTATTTTTTATTGAAAATTTGCACGGGTAAGTATCAAGATGAGATGTACGTGCGGGaattattttaatttttgaaatatttaaaatacgtcttttaattttttttgaaattgggTGCACGATGCCAGGTTCTACACTGTATTTTTGAATGTACTACCAACTAATAACATGGTAAAACATTTGCATAATACCACCATGGGGGGAATGTCCACACAGTGGACCAATATGGTGTACCTAGATACAAACCAATCTCAACGGTGACGACGAGTTATAATTAGGTTGTTAGCCTCCTCATGTAGATGTTATGCGTGTTGTACTCAAATCTATGTTATCGATATTTCATGTTTAATTATGTGCATGACTTTTCATATATCATATGGTGCCAAACGTACTGCGGACGAGCGTACCGGATAATATATCCTAAATAGATTCTCCGGCAATTACTACAATACATATATTTTCAACTTATTAGCAAACTGAACTTGCATGAAGCATTACCGATGGTTCAATTTATACTCTATAAGTTTATATAAATTTGCTTACATAATCATAACCAGAAACCACTATTAAGATATTTCTTATATTGTACGTTTTCGATAGCTCTACAATTATATTATGGATATTCAAATAGATACTAACACATGCGCGCACACACACAAACAAATTATGCATATACTATGTAAGTTATGCAATTATCAAAAATCAATTTGCCGAGAACCTTTTCTTAAAACATAACTGCTTACATTTGTCACAACACAAATGTTTCATTGATATACATTACAAGTGTATAACATAATGATATAACTAATATTAGAAATTAATATCCAAATATGGTTAACTATGGCAACTAATAGATAGAAAATTATACTCATCGAATTGTAGTATAATAAAAGTAGGTCATAAATAAGTATATTAGTTTGATATAAAAACTATGTGGCGAGGTTGAAACGGGCCTGGCTGCAGCGACGAACATGGTCAAGGACAATGTCGTTGTTGTATCCTCCCATAACTAGTAAAGAGCAACCAGTCATTGGTGGATGAAGAAGCAAGATGTATAGAGTGCACTTGGTTTATGTTTAATAAAGTATATGTATGTTAATGTTTCTACTCCCCATGATCATAGGCGGACGCAGCATCCCTGTTGCCCGAGCACTTGCCCAGGCTTCGGCCACGCTCACCTCAGGCGAAAGAAGCTGTCCAGCAGCCGATCTGCCGATGGAGAATGGTCAATGCCTAGGCTTCCTCCCGCCGCCCTGCGCGCCTCAAGCAGAAGACTTTCCAGCAGCGATCTGGGGATAGCGAATGGGCCAAACTGGCTTTGCTCGCTgtcctttttctcatcatatagaatTATCCCGTTCAACGGAAGCAAACCATGAGCCCATAGGAATAgcgaacaaatttttttttttgaacacagaGAGGGGTCTAGAAGACCCCAGAGAATCAACCATTAAGTGGCAGGTACAAGATTTTACAGCAAGCCCCTTGTACAACACTCACTCAAAGAACCTAACATTTGAAGAAAGGGGCTCGCACTTTACAAAAAACACCCTACAAAGATCTTCGAAAACGCAATCAGGGACCTGGGTGTCTCCGCCACCAACCGCCGGCGTCCTCTAGGCGTCTCCGCTGAGGAACGAGAGCAAGCAGCTCGTAGGCTCCCTTCTGACGCGAATCTTCTGGCAACGGCCGTCGTCAAGCCAccggggacgagaccacttggtAGCCTGGCTCCGTCGAGCTTCCGCCGCAGAAGAGAGAGAGGCCTCCACATTGGAGGTTGAGCTCGGGCCGCCATATCGGCCAAGGATCATAGCGTCAAACACGGACGCTATGTGTTCCGCACAAAGGATCGACGATCCATAGCACCCTGTAGGCAGAAGCTGGGCCAGATCCTCCTGAGCCACCCCTGAATCggcgagatcttcaccgccaccaTGGCAGGACAGAATCGACGGCTTCAAGAGGCTACTCAAGCAGGAGCAGCGACAGCAGGAGAGGCCAAATCCCACTCCAGGATCCAAAATCGGCCCACTCACCTTCAGCacctcctcgccaccacggccggccaggggAGAAGAAAGAGGGAACCTTGCTGAAGATAGACTCCActctccctcgccgccatggccggccaagAGTTCATCAGTCTTGCAGCAACATCCAGGAAGAAGAGATCCAGCAGCCAccaagttattgatgaagacggtggcgccgCTTCCCCCGCCAAGTTGCCAATGAGTTAAATGAGACAATATAAATGGAATCTATGTGCTCCAGGTCAAAAAATATGACTCAGCAAGGGGTCGACCGTTTCAGAAATGGCTGCTCCTATTCACGGTCTCCAGATATCACACCAAGTCTAGCAAATACACTAAAGTGTGTCAACAGAATGAAATAAATTCAACTGCTTTGTTTTTTGGTGCCTAAAAGCTAACCAGACGAGATTTCTTTTGGGGTTACTAACCAGTCAATATATGCTAAAATGTCCCGAGCTTAAAAGAATTAGCGCATAAGAAAAATGTCATCGGTGGTCAATCCTAGCCTTCATCACCGCTTCCGTCGCCCAAGAATAGTCGCATGCCGCTGCATTCAGCTCACCACATACTAATTCAAGCTCCTCGTGCTATCGCGGGATCTAACATGGACGGTGGCGCGAGCTTGGCCTAGGTCAAACCGACGTTACCATGGCCATAGGTGGCCGTATGTGAGTGGCTGAGCAACTACCCTTCTCCTAGAGCGCACTCGAACAGGTCATGTGGGCATCACCCAAGCACCCCCGTCTTAACAGTAATCGACATGGGGTGAGCACACGAGGCCTCACATCGCGGGGTGAAGAAAACCGTCGCCACCACTATAGCTTCCCATGCTTCGCCACCATGCTGGTAGACTCGCCCCAACCGCTAGCTTGACTACTTGGAGCCCCCCACCCGCGCCGCTGGCGGCAGCTGCCTCGCTACCCACCCTGCCCCCCTCCGCCAATCTGTCATCCTCACGCCTTCCTCTAAATCTTCTCAATCGCCGCGAGCCCTTCACACCCGCAACCTCAACCCTAACTCTGTCGGCCACCGGAGATGAGAAGAAGCCCACCATTGCACCCGTACCCACTGCCCTCTAAGTATATGCCTCGCCATCGACACCGCGGCTGCCTCCTTTTCCGCATCTCCAGCAAGGTCCATGTGATGCTTATATTTGTCCaagaaaaaaattagttgcttcgtAGCGCGCCCAGGCTTCGAAAAATTCCTGGGTCCGCCACTGCCCACGATTGCATGTCTTCAACTCCTCTACACTAGTCGTTGGTATCCGCTTATTCTCTATGTTCGTATCTTCGGGCTCTTCATTATTTTCTCCATTTCGTCCTATGTTGGTAGGCATTGATCTGCAAGGGCACTACCCATATTTGTGCCCGTTTGGGAGGGTCTCCCAAGGTAATCTCACATTTGGCCCCCCATTTGGCATTGGAGAGAAACGAAGCCATCGTATCAAGGCATGTGTACGCATGTAGCACCACGTCCTGCTAACAAAATGTGTTGCCACATTCTAGAGGAGACAAATAATCTGAGTGTGAAGCAAATGAGAAAAAGAAGGAATGGAGGGTGAGTTTCCCTAGGGTCAGGTGGTTTGTGTCAGGATTGATTTACTCTGGCATGGCTAACAATGTGCTTACCATGCCAACACAAATATTTTCCATCGCCTCGTCCCTTCAATCAATTATACACTTCGTAAATATGAGATGACCAAAAATATGTATATGGATTTAAGAGATTATGATCCATATTACAACATTCACTTCATGGAATACAAATTATCAACTCCTCAATTTAACCAAGACCAATATCGTGTATGGTGTACCAGGTAGGAACAAACCGATACAAATGGTGACGATGATTTTTAATTAGTATGTTAGTCTCTCTCGTGtggatgttctgcatgttgtactaAAATCTATGATATCGAGGTTTCCATGTTAAATTTTGCTCATGCTTTTGATACATTAGAAGATATGAAGCGCACTACGGATGAGCATACCAAATTATAAAATTGTATGTAAAGTATATTCttcgatgattactatgatacatTTATTTTCAACTTATTGCCGAATTAAACTTGCATGAAACATTACACACCAGTCATTTTGTACTCTAAAAGTATATATAATATGCTTACTGAATCATACACCATAAACCAATGTTAAGATATTTATTAGACTCTACGCTTTAGAGATTGTACCATGATATTAAGGATATTAAAATAGACATGAACACACGCATGCGCGCACACAGTATATAACTATCGGAATTTAATTCAGGGAGAACCTTTTCTGAAAATATACAATTTAAATTTATCACAACACAAATATCTCATTGATGTACATTACTAGTGTATAATAAATAACAATATAATTAATATTACCAACAATCAAATGCGGTTAACTATGACAATTAATAGATAGAAAATTATACTCGTAATATTCTAGTATGATGAAAGCAAGTCATAAATAAGTATAAAAGTTAATTCTAAATATATGGATATCTATTCACCCCGAGTCGGCGTGATGCTCATGACCTCGACATGGTTTCCATAGCCCATAATCTCGAAAAATAATGTTCACCTCTACTTTTCTGGTCCTGGCAGTACTTTCAAGTTGACGTGGAAGCACATTGATTTTGAATACGTGGCTATATTTTGCATGGCCCAAGGTGATGAATGAATTTATTTTCAATGACGAACAAAATATACTTACATTAAAAATAGTGATAGTTTCTATCTTTTATACAGGTCGGTAAATGTTTCTTACAAGAACtctctaaaaaagaaataattttgtcattGACATGATTAATTTTTATCACTGTGAAAACTTTTGCTTTTCATACATGtgatctatcttggagaaaaaaATGGTGAAATATATTGCTACAAATTTACAAAGGGATGAAAGAGTTCGAAAAGACTTTCTAGAAAAACCAAAGCTACCATATAGTAGCTGATGtgattgtttcttatttttaacACAAATCTTATTTGAATGATACATGTTTAAATGATAAGGAAAATGTAATTTTTACTACGAAAACTATCTTTCCGCTTGGTATTTTCcataattttaaaataaaaaatgataCCCTAAGGTGCCTCTAggagaaaaatgtgtgttttcttTTCCAATGAATCTCCCATTGTATTCAAAAGTCATATTTGCAAAAGAATTTATGAGTTCATTTCATGTAAATTAAAGCGGTTATATTTTAATTGAATACGTTATCGGCATTTTTTGTTATTTTAATATTTGAAAATAAAATCTAAATGAAACATGCACTTATGTATCGCAAAAATATATTTTGTTCATTTTTATCTCTCCATGCCTCCCATAAATAGTTTCATATACATATGTTTAGAAAAGTAACATGCAATTAATTGATCATGCTCGAATACGAAAATCATTCCGTACTCCAGACTGAGCATTGAACCATTTCCTTGCCCCAAGAGTGCTTCACCACCTCAAATAAAGACTGTGCACATAGGATTGCACGACACACACCAAATGTTTAGCGATGTAGCCAGGTTTTACCCTAGCTAGTTATGTatgcattgctttagattgtctcTGTAGTGTTGATTAACCAAAGTTCTCTCGTTTTTTGgcaggaaaaaaaaattaaataaccCCTTTGCCCATATTATGATGACTTAATTAGTCACAATAATTTATACTCTTAATACAAGTGGTTATTTCTATTTGATACTAATATATCAACATGTTAAATTAACAACTGAATTTTGTGGGAGGTTGGAGACTTTTCTTTCAGGACTAGTTACATATTTAGTGCAACAACACTTGGTATGAACCTTAAATTGATCGCTACTTCGGGATTGTACATTAAGCGCTCAGCACACCGTACATTTTCTTTAGTGTCCACATGCCATATATTTACAAAAATGGTGTGAAATACTTCTTCAAGAACAAATATGTACAACCCCAACTTGGAAAGCATTTTGATTAATTAAGTAGACAAAAAATATAGTAACTCATTGGTTCAAACAATGAATGGGTGGATTTGAATGTGAATAAAAACAGTGGAGATAAAACATACTCACAAACATAGAGAATTTTTTCATTTGTGTATATCACCTTTCCTCCTATAATTCGTATGCACATGTTTGCAAAAGTCCTTCAGCTATGCAAGGTGTGATCACTTTAGCCAAGATTGACCTATTTCCAAAGGTGTGACATCGAGTATGTAGGGAGACTTTGGATCgataagcctcatgcatagaacctCGTAAGATATTCTCCAAGGTGCTACCCAATCGGTTTTCCGCGGTACTTTAGACAATTGTTTCAGGAAATCAAAGTGATCTCATTCAAAAGTGGTGCATTCATGAAAACTTATTGCACATCCAAAATCCGGTCAAGGAGTTGCACATAAAAACATCCCAAGTCTCTTTTTGAAGTTTGGGATTTAAAAGGCTTTTTACTGGTAAATTGGATCTAGCTCCTAAAGTTGTGCAAAAGCTTGTTTTTGGACAAAGTATACGTAATTAGATCTCTATTTTGCTTTCTTATGAATCCTCCATAGTTCTAATTGGTGGGATGCCTGGACCTCCTATGCATACATGAGGGTTGCGCCGGGGAGACCCACTACATAGAATCTTGTGCGTGTGTGATCATGGTGATTTTGCCTATTCAGGGAGATCGGTGACACTCGGAATATCTCTTTATGCATATGATGCTTGAAATTTGTCACATCTTTCTGGAATTTAGGGATGCAAGAGTTCTTCACACAAatttttagaagaaaaaaaatataTTTCCCAATTCAATGCAAGGGGAATTATCTGGTAGTATCACCCCcgcattttaggaaaatattgatATGTTCCCTAGCAAGTACTTGGTGCCGTAGCTTCACCTTTGAAGGTTGACAATGATGTATTTTCATCCCCAAATCGACAAAATGGGGGAGCAGACTCCATGGACGGATGGGGAATATCTCATGAGTACTGAAAAATTCACCCTAACAAATTCTGTCATAATGGCATTAGCTAAAATACCATATTTCTATCGAGCTACCCAAATGGGTGCAAAACAAGCTGGACATGATGGAGAAGGATTTCATTTAGAAAGGACATGATGGAGAAGGATCCCATGTTAACTACAAGGTGATATGCACTCCAAAAAAAAACCTTTGTGTCATATGGGTGACCGGTCAAGATCATTTCTTTTGGGCCTTCCATTAGCCTTGGCCATTATTCCTGGAGACAAAACCGAATCGCATGTGGCTCAATTGGATGAAAATTTCTCCGATGCTAATATACCCATTTTCCGCGCCTCAATGACCATATCCATCAGCGATGGTGCCAAAACCAGTTTTTGAACAAGTGGATTTGGAATCGCGCTCTCTATGATAGAGTGATTGAGATCCTCACAATCATCACTGGAAAATGTCATACCCATGAACTCCAAAATGAATGATGGATCAATATTTTGACCGCTCTCTCCTGCTCTATTGATCTATGCAAGTTAGTTTTCTTATAATTGGGCAACTTCTAGAGATTTCTCTGCTAAGTCTACATATATCACTCAATTCATTGGTTGGTAACCATTCCACCATGCAAAATGTTGGAAATCTATTGCCATGCCTAACTGTGAGTTATTTACATGGTTTGGGAAGATCATCATGACATAAATCTTTGCAGTTGGGGTGGCCTCAAAGTCAcatattgtggtgaccctgcataccactacatgttgtagtatgctagtcgttgatataacatttccgaagtaccaatccgcagatattacatctctcagagtagtacaacagaacatagcaggcccataactcattcatttattattacaaaccaaatgtacacatcatcacggagttcctcctgggtccTGAGAGGAATACTCctaggttcgaggtgaacccagctTAGATTACAATATATAAGTCTtagcaggttatacatttattctcatcgagcagttaagtactaagtgttcgtactgctcggctactactactatcaGATTAGTCTACGCTTGTTattctccggaaccctccccggttccgtagacgatgaggtaatccactccttctacacctccggagaggtctgtctcttcatagcagatcccatctgctccttctTGGTCATCGATGTCCTCCTCAAGatgattcaggcaatctaagcaggggatttaagagtggtatgagtacgagcgtactcaacaagttcatattaggaaagaggtgtttaatgcactagctacgatactagaccagaaagtctaataccaatgcatgttttaataaccatttcttcaaaaggttgcttttatcaataagaactatgtccgtcagccttcaccggtttattagaacttcatggagttcctttccggctgcgttcgcagttccaaacccagaacagggagtgacaggtcacgattcattacactctgcagaggtgtgttgctttaaccataagagatcttaaccttggtgccaaccgggtagctttcccgtccacacttcctttggtgtgagtcccggtataaggtctagccaattatactctgatacgtctccgacgtatcgataatttcttatgttccatgctacattattgatgatatctacatgttttatacacattatatgtcgtatttatgcattttccggcactaacctattaacgatatgccgaagagccgcttgtcgttttctgctgtttttggtttcgaaatcctagtaaagaaatattctcggaattggaccgaaatcaacgcccagtggtcctacttttgcacgaagcttccagaagaccgagggggaaaggaagtggggccacgaggcgccgacacgctagggcggcgcggcctggcccttggccgcgccggcctggtgtgtggggccctcgtgtggccccctgacctgcccttcctcctacaaatagccttcgtcgcgaaacccccagtaccgagagccacgatacggaaaaccttactgagacaccgccgccgccaatcccatctcgggggattctggagatcacctccggcaccccgctggagaggggattcatctcccggaggactcttcaccgccatggtcgcctccggagtgatg contains:
- the LOC124695510 gene encoding E3 ubiquitin-protein ligase EL5-like → MSSSEMDSSSLDSQLRFDAYAVLVAFGVAAVLVVCFWQLYKLTVSARPQDMLPVSSSGSGGGKAPRQSDIAALPVFVHGGAAGVECAVCLAEMADGEKGRLLPGCGHRFHVECVDRWFRTNSTCPLCRVAVFGEPSAVEAHKVVPAAAAPAVAVLQV